One Halobacterium zhouii genomic region harbors:
- a CDS encoding DUF7470 family protein yields the protein MLDKLGLSGIVGALVSLAGVGIVAWKAPVVAGGIVLVLLGLALVVRSLAKSLMGVFGF from the coding sequence ATGCTCGACAAACTCGGTCTCTCCGGCATCGTCGGCGCGCTCGTCTCGCTCGCCGGCGTCGGCATCGTCGCGTGGAAGGCGCCGGTCGTCGCCGGCGGCATCGTCCTCGTCCTGCTCGGCCTCGCGCTCGTCGTCCGCAGCCTCGCGAAGTCGCTGATGGGCGTCTTCGGTTTCTGA
- the eif1A gene encoding translation initiation factor eIF-1A, with protein MSEDGGGRRNLRMPDEDEVFAEVTSMLGANRVKVRCADGEERTARIPGRMQKRIWIREGDVVLVEPWDWQDEKADVAWRYEKSEADQLREEGHIQ; from the coding sequence ATGAGCGAGGACGGAGGCGGACGCCGAAACCTTCGTATGCCCGACGAGGACGAGGTGTTCGCCGAGGTAACGAGCATGCTCGGGGCGAATCGCGTGAAGGTACGCTGTGCGGACGGCGAGGAGCGGACCGCGCGCATCCCCGGCCGGATGCAAAAGCGCATCTGGATCCGGGAAGGCGACGTCGTGCTCGTGGAGCCCTGGGACTGGCAGGACGAGAAGGCGGACGTGGCGTGGCGCTACGAGAAGTCCGAAGCTGACCAACTGCGAGAGGAGGGACACATCCAATGA